The genome window ATAGACCCCGCTTTCAATAGCGGCTGTGGCGAGCCACTCCGTCCCCCTCACGTTTACCAGCTCGTATAGCTCCTTTTTTCCGAAGAAGGTGTAGTAGGCTGCAAGGTGGATTACGGAGTCGACCCCCTTGACCGCTCCGGGGAGTGTCCAGGGTTTCGTTATGTCTCCCTTGTAGAGCTCGACTCCAAGGGCTTCTAGGAGCCTGGTGTCGCTGGTGGGGCGTACAAGTGCTCTAACAGTGTAGCCCTTGCTTACAAGCTCTTCCACGAGGTGACCGCCTAGGAAACCCGAGGCCCCCGTGACTAGGATCTTCATCGTCACCTCACCCTTAAGTAGACAGTATATGTGAAGGCCTGGGGAAGATAAAGACCGTCATAGGGTTCAAGGGGTGTTCTGAGGTAGCTCTCGCCGAGGGGGACAACCCTGTAGACTCCTAGTCTGTGAAGGTTTTTCTCTATCTCGGCGATCTTGTCGGGGGTTAAGGCTATCGCGATTGTCTGAACCTTGTCCACGCCTTGGTATGCAGGGTTCTTTGGCAGTGTCTCGATTAAAGCTAGGGCCTCCTTAGTATTCTGGACGGCGACAATCTCTATGAACCTTCTTCTATAGTGAAGGGGGAGCAGGGCATCTTTTGGAAGCTTTGCGAGAGCGCTGTCGTTCTCCGACACAACTATTGTCCAGGGGTTTCTAGGGTCGGTGCTGGCTAATACCTTCGCGCCCGCCAGCTCAAGGCTTCTGATAAGGACGAAGAGGGCGTAGGGAAGAGTCTCGCTCTGCAAGTAGTACTCCTGTCCTATTTTCTCGAGTGCTGACGCAAGCATCTCGGCGAACTGGATTGCCTCGTGTCGAGGCCCTATTAGGGCTGCCTGGGTCGGCGAGTTGCAGAGTTGTTGCTCGTAGAGTATCATTTCTAGGGCTAGTCTCTCTGCAGTCTGTTGGTCCACGTGCTCCGAGTCTATTATCGCGAAGCCCGTCATGGGCCCATTAACTATAAACCTAGGCCTGTAGGGGTTGACCGCTAACATGTGCGCTACAAGCGTTCTGCCCGGCTCCCCACCCCAGTAGTTAACGACGCCCAGGGGGGCTTTTTCGAGGAGTGTCTTGAGGTTGCGGCTCTCGTGGGCGTAGTATCCCACCATTAGGGCTCTCCTGAGTGGGTCGTCGTTTGGTAGGTTTTGGAGTGGCGAGTAGACTTCTTGTACTGCTTTTATGTTTGTTATGGAGGGCCGGAGTATCGTGAAGTTTCCCGTGACGATAGAAAGAGTTGTTGGGATGAGTGGAGGGATTATCGAGTTCCCTGAGCCTATTATTAAAACGGGCCCCGCGGGCATTGTCCTAACACGCTCGCCTGGCGCCAGCTCTACTAGTCTCTCCAGGCTTTCAGCCCCTCCTGTGAGGGACACGTCTAGGATCCTCACCAGGTTCTCTTGGTTAAGTACCTCGGCCACGAAGTCGAACTCGAGGTCTATGAGTTTTAGCGGGTATCCTGTCGCCCTTGCTAGCTCCTCCTTGAGCCGGGATAGCTTTCCGCTTTCAAGCTTTTCAAGCCATTCTTCTCCCAGCATGCTTATAGCCTTTAATCTCTGTTTTAGCGGTGTGTTTGCTAGTTCTTGCTGTGTCGAGGGCGCCGCCTTCAGCAGTGGTATTAGCCAGTCGGCTTTTACCTCGTGTAGGACTAAGTCCTCATGCTTTACATGCTCTATGCCTTTGGAGTCTATGCCGGGGTAGAATACGGGGACTTCGATGCTCATTGGATCTCCCCGCCCCTTATCATGAGCTCCTCGAGGGTCCCACCGCATGCTCTCTGTAGGCTCCAACCCTCTTCCTCTGTTAGCCTCCTGACATAGATGAATTCGCGTCCATAATACCTGTCTGAGGGGACCTGCCTCACAATGTCGCCCGGT of Thermofilum uzonense contains these proteins:
- a CDS encoding acyl-CoA reductase — translated: MSIEVPVFYPGIDSKGIEHVKHEDLVLHEVKADWLIPLLKAAPSTQQELANTPLKQRLKAISMLGEEWLEKLESGKLSRLKEELARATGYPLKLIDLEFDFVAEVLNQENLVRILDVSLTGGAESLERLVELAPGERVRTMPAGPVLIIGSGNSIIPPLIPTTLSIVTGNFTILRPSITNIKAVQEVYSPLQNLPNDDPLRRALMVGYYAHESRNLKTLLEKAPLGVVNYWGGEPGRTLVAHMLAVNPYRPRFIVNGPMTGFAIIDSEHVDQQTAERLALEMILYEQQLCNSPTQAALIGPRHEAIQFAEMLASALEKIGQEYYLQSETLPYALFVLIRSLELAGAKVLASTDPRNPWTIVVSENDSALAKLPKDALLPLHYRRRFIEIVAVQNTKEALALIETLPKNPAYQGVDKVQTIAIALTPDKIAEIEKNLHRLGVYRVVPLGESYLRTPLEPYDGLYLPQAFTYTVYLRVR